A region of the Peptococcaceae bacterium genome:
CTGCATACATCCTACACAATAATTTATCTCATCAATTCTACCTTCTTTTACTTTTTTAGGCAATTCCGGATCGGCCAGTGAGCTTCTTCCCATTGCAATTAAATCAACTTTGCCACTACGTAAAATTGATTCAGCTATATAAGGATCATTAATGCGACCGTTTCCAATTACTGGTATTGATACTACTTTTTTAATCTCTTCTGCATAATCAATATTATAAGCACGCGGTATTGCATTAGGACATACTGGGAAAAATCCCTTGGTCGCATGAGAACCTACAGAAGCATTGATTGCATCAATGCCTGCTTCTTCCAACATTAGGCAAAAAGCCCTAGTATCGCCGATATTTAAACGGGCTCCATCCATCATTTCAGTGGTGGAGATGCGGTAGATTAAAGGATAATCTGGGCCTACTTGCTGGCGTATGGCAGCAATCACCTCTAAGGCAAATCTGGCTCTGTTTCGAAGACTTCCGCCGTATTCATCGGTGCGTTTATTGGAAAAAGGCGATAAAAACTGCTGTATCAGGTAACCGTGCGCTCCATGAATCTCAATAGCATCATAGCCTGCTGCTTTGGCCCGGCGTGCTGCCTGAGCGAAATCATCGATGATTCTTTTGATTTCTTTTACTGTAAGTTCCCTTGGCACATCTTCTGGTTTATTCGCTCGCGTAGGATCGGGCAAACTCGAAGGGGCTACCGGCTCTCCTTCTGCTTCAAGCTTTCCAGTCTGTCTACCGCCATGACCAAGCTGTATACAAATTTTTGCACCATTCTTGTGAATAGTATCCACCAGTTTTTTGTTTCCTTCGATATGAGCATCATCCCAAAGGCCTAAGCAATTGAAAAAAGCTCTACCCTGAATAGAAATAGCCGTTAATTCAGTTGTAATTAATCCCCAGCCGCCTTTTGCCCTGGCTTCCATATAAGCAATATAGCGGGGGGTTACCTTGCCATCAATATCACAATAACACGTTTCCATAGCCGATATGCACAAGCGATTTTTTAGCTTTAAACTTCCTATCTGAAACGGCTGGAACAGTAGATCAAACATGATAATTCCTCCCACTCGTCACCTTACTAAATTATAACAATAGCCCACATTAAACACCCTTGATAAAATTGGAGTGTTGTTAGGGTGTTTAATGTGGGAGATAGCAGTTTTCACTTCTATGCCAAATCAGTATACAAGCAAATAGTAAGTAAGGTGTACTATTTTATTTTATGACACCCCATGCCTTGCAAGCTTCTTCACCATATTTTTCAATGAAGTATTTGCGAACAGGCTGTACAGCATCTTTAAAGACTTGCAATTTTTCGGGGCTTAATTCAGTAATTTTTACGCCATAGTCTTTTGCTATAATTTGTTTAATTTCTTTTTCCTGTTTTTCCAGGTAATCTCTTCCATATTTCGCTGCCTCAATAGCGCACTGCATTAGAAGTCCCCTGGTATCTTGACTAAAAGATTCCCAACTCTTTTTATTTGCTACAAACCACCAACCATCATATTGCCAGTTCCACTCTGTCAAATATTTCTGAACCTCATGAATATGGGCTGAGTATAATGTCTGGTAACCATTCTCCTGACCATCAATCGTCCCCTGCTGTAAAGCCGTAAACACTTCGCTCCAGTTCATTGCAACGGGATCGGCACCAAAAGTCTTGAATACCTTAATTCCTACTTCACCGCTTGGAATTCTAATTTTTAAACCTTTAAGATCTTCCGGTGCCTTGATTTCTCGCTTACTATTGGTGAGTTGCCTTAAACCGTTGTGCATACCAGCCAGATATACAATTCCTTTTTCATCAAGAATTTTAGCATAGTACTTACCGCCGGTACTATCCATCTTCTCTATAGCTTCAGCGTAGCTTGCAAAGGTAAAAGGTATTTGATGGGTTTGGAATCTCTCATCAAGGCTGCTAAGATTTGCACCAGAGAAACATCCCAGCTCAAAACTTCCCCCTTGAGCCAGAAGTTCAGGACCTTTAGCCTGATTCCCACCGGTCAACTGAGCATTAGGATAAACATCTATTATGATATTTCCGCCGCTTAATTCTTTAACCTTATTGGCCATGTATTTGCCAGCTATTGCATCAATACCTTTGTCAGTTCCAGACGTAGACATCTTTAATTTCAGTTTTTCATATTTGCTGCCAGAGCTGTCAGCAGAAGAGGAGCCTTTGCTTCCACAACCCACCAGTATGGTCATTACTAACGTCATTAATGTAAATAAAACAAATATCTTTTTCATTTATATGTCTCTCCTTTCTTAATATTAATATATTTGTTTTTTTACTAAATACATAATTCTTACATTATCATTACCTCCCCCCTTTATATATTTGATGGCCTACAAAACGCCAAACAAGTTGTTATTTCATAATGAGATTAGGAAGGAATAAACAAATTTTAGGGAAATAACTAGTAATTATTAGGCTTATTAATGACGCTAGTACAAATGGCACAACAGCCCTTGAAATCTGTGCCAAGGTAACATTGCCTAATCCGCAGGCAACATATAAGTTTAGGCCAACAGGGGGCGTAACCTGACCGATAGCAATGTTTACAACCATCAAAGTACCAAATGCAATTGGATCAATCCCTAATTTTATTGCAGCAGGATATAGTATTGGAGTTAATATCAAAAAACAAGAAGTACCGTCAAGGAAGCAGCCGGCTATTA
Encoded here:
- a CDS encoding DctP family TRAP transporter solute-binding subunit; translation: MKKIFVLFTLMTLVMTILVGCGSKGSSSADSSGSKYEKLKLKMSTSGTDKGIDAIAGKYMANKVKELSGGNIIIDVYPNAQLTGGNQAKGPELLAQGGSFELGCFSGANLSSLDERFQTHQIPFTFASYAEAIEKMDSTGGKYYAKILDEKGIVYLAGMHNGLRQLTNSKREIKAPEDLKGLKIRIPSGEVGIKVFKTFGADPVAMNWSEVFTALQQGTIDGQENGYQTLYSAHIHEVQKYLTEWNWQYDGWWFVANKKSWESFSQDTRGLLMQCAIEAAKYGRDYLEKQEKEIKQIIAKDYGVKITELSPEKLQVFKDAVQPVRKYFIEKYGEEACKAWGVIK
- a CDS encoding NAD(P)/FAD-dependent oxidoreductase: MFDLLFQPFQIGSLKLKNRLCISAMETCYCDIDGKVTPRYIAYMEARAKGGWGLITTELTAISIQGRAFFNCLGLWDDAHIEGNKKLVDTIHKNGAKICIQLGHGGRQTGKLEAEGEPVAPSSLPDPTRANKPEDVPRELTVKEIKRIIDDFAQAARRAKAAGYDAIEIHGAHGYLIQQFLSPFSNKRTDEYGGSLRNRARFALEVIAAIRQQVGPDYPLIYRISTTEMMDGARLNIGDTRAFCLMLEEAGIDAINASVGSHATKGFFPVCPNAIPRAYNIDYAEEIKKVVSIPVIGNGRINDPYIAESILRSGKVDLIAMGRSSLADPELPKKVKEGRIDEINYCVGCMQGCIGNLKRGCKPIQCLVNPILGQESEYTWRPANASKKVAVIGGGIAGMGAAIAAARRGHRVTLYEKSSKLGGQWLLAAVGPFKQECTTLTVWQKSQLQKLGVEIHLNTEIREDTIEAGYFDTIIIATGAVPLIPAIPGVDLPHVTTAAEILGLRINPGKRVVVVGGGQVGAETAAFLASQDKDVTILEMMDNILREGEPGVNYYLKKSLDENGVTQLVKAKVLRIEEHTVFYEQEGEIKTITEVDNVVIAVGSRSANQLGEKLKGMAQKVVMVGDAIQPGKGLDAYAEGFRAGYYA